The Aquila chrysaetos chrysaetos unplaced genomic scaffold, bAquChr1.4, whole genome shotgun sequence genome contains a region encoding:
- the CARNS1 gene encoding LOW QUALITY PROTEIN: carnosine synthase 1 (The sequence of the model RefSeq protein was modified relative to this genomic sequence to represent the inferred CDS: deleted 1 base in 1 codon), with protein sequence MLSVEQTSVEPVSSPKEQEWAGPEALCPGWLEDEAPDGEVPEDSGDPDCATHAYELLQSALRHEGLPHTLDRSAEPRTGFGPLDMTVCILGSPTAFLPVLLEGGTRCPGAMVLCLSPTWASRVPSETSPGAWSLLLSRGVSFEAGGHSTLETFVPPRRANYVTGTFATGSPESGWVGELARDLDCPTGGSVPLTHRLEDPLIARWVLAARAGLPVPPTLAFILGPGGDLPADPVAPGVRLVRLEDPQGQESLVQEEVGAFLGGTAMEPYSQVAVRTAGWRWHGTGTRSTHGKEEGAAVAQAVGARLRGLREEDSVLLEALVPTARLPTPPPRSPAPRLPVALRICTLVCRSWGDRPQLCQVACGVGRAEAPVRHGAALPQGLDSSLQQWGVVAPGQRQALATRLRGAAETATAALLAAEAELSPQQRGGARARTDLLGVDFLLACVDDALELVALSANSQRCLETCLLAEAMGRAVGEPPGDLPRLLAETLLHRAQCHLVEGKDILLIGAGGVSKSFVWEAARDYGLRIHLVESDPEHFAAGLVQTFLPYDSREHRRDEEHAERVMELVRARGLRPHACLSYWDDCVVLAALVCQRLGLRGSPPAAVRVAKQKSRTHQHLQRCRRGRPPPAAFAVPCRRLQSHGDVERAAGVVPFPAVAKLEFGAGGVGVRLVESAGQCHAHAARLWRDLRDDADHPGIGLGWGNAMLLMEYVPGTEHDVDLVVFEGRLLGAWVSDNGPTRLPAFLETAACLPSCLPADRQAQLVRAALQCCLACGLRDGVFNVELKLGPGGPRLLEINPRMGGFYLRDWIREVYGPDLLLAAVLVALGLPPVLPARPVPRAHLAGVMCLGSEHGAALGGGGGLAALRELQSRGLVRLNRLFEETAGAGEYEEPCLSVACGGATRAEACLRLLGLCQALGIDSPRYPVEHFLSHFK encoded by the exons ATG CTCTCGGTGGAGCAGACGAGCGTGGAGCCGGTGTCCAGCCCGAAGGAGCAGGAGTGGGCAGGGCCGGAGGCACTGTGCCCGGGCTGGCTGGAGGACGAGGCCCCTGATGGCGAGGTGCCCGAGGACAGCGGGGACCCCGACTGTGCCACCCACGCCTACGAGCTGCTCCAGAGCGCCCTGCGCCACGAGGGGCTGCCCCACACGCTGGACCGCTCCGCAGAGCCCCGCACGG GATTTGGCCCGCTGGACATGACCGTCTGCATCCTGGGCTCTCCCACCGCCTTCCTGCCCGTCCTGCTGGAGGGTGGCACCCGCTGCCCAG GTGCCATGGTGCTGTGCCTGTCGCCCACCTGGGCCAGCCGGGTGCCCTCGGAGACGTCCCCGGGCGCCtggtccctgctgctctcccgGGGGGTCTCCTTCGAGGCGGGGGGCCACAGCACCCTGGAGACCTTCGTGCCCCCCCGCCGGGCCAACTACGTGACGGGCACCTTTGCGACGGGGAGCCCCgagagcggctgggtgggcgAGCTGGCCCGTGACCTCGACTGCCCCACGGGGGGCTCGGTCCCGCTCACCCACCGGCTCGAGGACCCGCTGATCGCCCGCTGGGTGCTGGCGGCCCGCGCCGGCCTGCCcgtcccccccaccctggcctTCATcttggggccg gggggggaccTGCCCGCGGATCCGGTGGCCCCCGGCGTGAGGTTGGTGCGGCTGGAAGACCCCCAGGGCCAGGAGAGCCTggtgcaggaggaggtgggCGCCTTCCTGGGGGGCACCGCCATGGAGCCCTACAGCCAG GTGGCGGTGCGGACGGCGGGGTGGCGGTGGCATGGGACGGGCACCCGCAGCACCCacgggaaggaggagggggcggCGGTGGCGCAGGCGGTGGGTGCCCGGCTCCGCGGGCTGCGGGAGGAGGACAGCGTCCTGCTGGAGGCCCTGGTGCCCACCGCCCGCCTGCCCACGCCCCCCCCAC gcagcccagccccgcggcTGCCCGTGGCCCTGCGCATCTGCACCCTCGTCTGCAGGTCCTGGGGGGACcggccccagctctgccag GTGGCGTGCGGCGTGGGGCGCGCGGAGGCACCGGTGCGGCACGGGGCGGCACTGCCCCAGGGCCTGGactccagcctgcagcagtgGGGGGTGGTGGCCCCCGGCCAGCGGCAGGCCCTGGCCACGCGGCTGCGGGGGGCCGCCGAGACCGCCACGGCCGCCCTCCTGGCCGCCGAAGCCGAGCTGAGCCCCCAGCAGCGCGGCGGTGCCCGCGCCCGCACAGACCTCCTGG GCGTGGACTTCTTGCTGGCGTGCGTGGATGACGCCCTGGAGCTGGTGGCCCTGTCCGCTAACAGCCAGCGGTGCCTGGAGACCTGCCTGCTGGCCGAGGCCATGGGGCGCGCCGTGGGGGAGCCCCCCGGCGACCTGCCCCGGCTGCTGGCCGAGACCCTGCTGCACCGGGCGCAGTGTCACCTGGTCGAGGGCAAGGACATCCTGCTCATCGGGGCCGGCGGCGTCAGCAAGAGCTTCGTCTGGGAGGCGGCCCGCGACTACGGCCTGAGG ATCCACCTGGTGGAGTCGGACCCGGAGCACTTCGCGGCGGGGCTGGTGCAGACCTTCCTACCCTACGACAGCCGGGAGCACCGGCGGGACGAGGAGCACGCGGAGCGGGTGATGGAGTTGGTGCGCGCCCGGGGGCTGCGGCCCCACGCCTGCCTCTCCTACTGGGACGACTGCGTGGTGCTGGCGGCGCTGGTGTGCCAGCGCCTGGGGCTACGCGgcagcccgcccgccgccgTCCGCGTGGCCAAGCAGAAGAGCCGGACGCACCAGCACCTGCAGCGgtgccgccggggccgcccgccgcccgccgccttCGCCGTGCCCTGCCGCCGGCTGCAGAGCCACGGGGACGTGGAACGGGCGGCCGGCGTCGTGCCCTTCCCCGCCGTGGCCAAACTGGAGTTCGGGGCGGGCGGCGTCGGCGTGCGGTTGGTGGAAAGCGCCGGGCAGTGCCACGCGCACGCCGCCCGGCTCTGGCGCGACCTCCGGGACGACGCCGACCACCCGGGCAtcgggctgggctggggcaacGCCATGCTGCTGATGGAGTACGTGCCGGGCACCGAGCACGACGTCGACCTGGTGGTCTTCGAGGGGCGGCTGTTGGGCGCGTGGGTGTCCGACAACGGCCCGACGCGCCTGCCCGCCTTCCTGGAGACGGccgcctgcctgccctcctgcctgcccgccgACCGGCAGGCGCAGCTCGTACGGGCGgccctgcagtgctgcctgGCCTGCGGCTTGCGGGACGGCGTCTTCAACGTGGAGCTGAAGTTGGGTCCGGGTGGTCCGCGCCTCTTGGAGATCAACCCCCGCATGGGGGGTTTCTACCTACGCGACTGGATCCGGGAGGTCTACGGCCCCGACCTGCTGCTGGCGGCCGTGCTGGTGGCGCTGGGGCTGCCGCCGGTGTTGCCCGCTCGCCCCGTGCCCCGAGCCCACCTGGCCGGCGTTATGTGCCTGGGCTCGGAGCACGGGGCGGCcctggggggcggcggggggctggcGGCTCTGCGGGAGCTGCAAAGTCGCGGCTTGGTGCGTCTCAACCGTCTCTTCGAGGAGACGGCGGGGGCCGGCGAGTACGAGGAGCCCTGCCTGAGCGTTGCCTGCGGCGGGGCGACGCGGGCAGAAGCCTGCCTGCGCCTGCTGGGGCTCTGCCAGGCGCTGGGCATCGACTCGCCCCGCTACCCCGTCGAGCATTTTCTATCCCACTTCAAATAG